The proteins below are encoded in one region of Bombus vancouverensis nearcticus chromosome 8, iyBomVanc1_principal, whole genome shotgun sequence:
- the LOC117164851 gene encoding uncharacterized protein LOC117164851 isoform X1 has product MAVVEEFDYLCRLCATKTGILMGLPIFEAGDQMRNIDKKIAACLPVQVSMTDQLPKVVCEECAYKLDQLFDFREKCLHTEAVFMEMLKEIAKQEIVRISKRDLEEVEEMKRIQRNIDRIQNNMENVQNHVNPQETAEPTIHTMQVIDEIDLAAGEQVVTQEEIGQQDTDIEVTGIDCLDGDTARMVDEHIREVSNHQIAMHLEGDMTVVGNLTVSGHLSQLGINYVTSINPEDQNRESIVHYCDNVKYESVPIKQEYHRLRDRLTTEDPANVLEDNVPHENFAPAQPETGSDIEETRVVESETPRHTTSQTNTMASTSQITTGSPEILVEYTKRAKHALLETALNNPTVDETGSHWYVCPFCNEATLGSNNMIAHFEQYFCCCPCGLYFTSVDALNVHKERCDVYKSKTIDKEKQITEPELVSSQDEVNIEEKKQTTVRQKWTPKVCTQCGKQYRTNYKLQEHMRKHTGEKPFQCVTCEKAFRSKIGLAQHAATHTGQYDYNCSTCGKGFQSKSYLVLHQRVHSDLKPFPCNTCGQHFKTKQSLLDHQNRHLGVKPYVCEICGKGFITKGLCKSHQKIHSGMDNRQYPCVVCNKMFVSKSYLNTHLRIHTGEKPYLCEVCGKGFLTRVDLKIHSTMHTGEKSFKCDMCGKVFARRAALRCHRRLHTGERPYRCDVCGKTFTQFTPMAIHKRLHTGERPYECDACGKTFVSRSTMMCHKKKHHGTAPVQKDEPVPRQNEIKNILPAEIVLRDSQEGIQITAD; this is encoded by the exons ATGGCCGTCGTCGAGGAATTTGATTATTTATGTCGTTTATGTGCGACCAAAACGGGTATTCTAATGGGATTACCGATCTTCGAAGCCGGCGATCAGATGCGCAACATTGACAAGAAAATAGCCGCATGTTTGCCAGTGCAG GTGTCTATGACTGATCAATTACCAAAAGTGGTATGCGAAGAGTGTGCTTATAAATTGGATCAGCTGTTTGATTTTCGTGAAAAATGTTTACATACTGAGGCAGTATTCATGGAAATGTTAAAAGAAATTGCCAAGCAAGAGATTGTTCGTATATCAAAAAGGGATTtggaagaagtagaagaaatgAAGAGGATTCAGAGGAATATTGAcagaatacaaaataatatgGAAAATGTACAAAATCATGTAAATCCCCAAGAAACAGCAGAGCCTACTATACATACTATGCAAGTCATAGATGAAATAGATTTGGCAGCTGGCGAACAAGTTGTTACACAAGAAGAAATAGGACAACAAGATACAGATATTGAGGTTACTGGTATCGACTGTTTAGATGGGGATACAGCTAGAATGGTGGATGAACATATACGAGAA GTTTCTAATCATCAAATAGCAATGCATTTGGAGGGTGATATGACTGTAGTTGGAAATTTAACAGTTAGTGGTCATTTGAGTCAATTAGGAATAAATTATGTTACTTCAATAAATCCTGAAGATCAAAATCGAGAATCAATTGTACATTATTGTGATAATGTAAAGTATGAATCAGTACCAATAAAACAAGAATATCATAGGTTGCGAGATAGATTAACCACAGAAGATCCTGCAAATGTACTTGAAGATAAT GTACCACATGAGAATTTTGCTCCTGCTCAACCAGAGACTGGTAGTGATATAGAAGAAACACGTGTAGTTGAAAGTGAAACTCCTAGGCATACAACTTCTCAAACAAATACTATGGCATCAACGAGTCAAATAACAACTGGAAGTCCAGAAATTTTAGTAGAATATACAAAAAGAGCCAAACATGCATTATTAGAAACAGCATTAAATAATCCTACAGTTGATGAAACAGGTTCACATTGGTATGTGTGTCCATTTTGTAATGAAGCAACATTAGGTTCAAATAATATGATAGCACATTTTGAACAATATTTTTGCTGTTGTCCTTGTGGTTTATATTTTACAAGTGTAGATGCCTTAAATGTACATAAGGAAAGATGTGATGTATATAAAAGTAAAACAATCGACAAAGAAAAACAAATCACAGAACCTGAATTAGTGTCTTCTCAAGATGaagtaaatatagaagaaaaaaaacaaacaaCAGTAAGGCAGAAATGGACTCCAAAAGTTTGCACTCAATGTGGTAAACAGTATAGGACGAATTATAAATTACAAGAACATATGCGGAAACATACCGGTGAAAAGCCTTTTCAGTGTGTGACTTGTGAAAAAGCATTTCGTAGTAAAATTGGGCTTGCACAACATGCGGCTACACATACAGGGCAATATGATTATAATTGCTCCACATGTGGTAAAGGTTTTCAATCTAAAAGTTATCTTGTTCTTCACCAAAGAGTACATTCAGATTTAAAGCCTTTTCCATGCAACACTTGTGGACAACATTTTAAAACGAAACAATCATTATTAGATCATCAAAATAGACATCTTGGGGTCAAACCATATGTATGTGAAATTTGTGGCAAAGGTTTTATAACCAAAGGACTCTGTAAAAGTCATCAAAAAATACATTCGGGTATGGATAATCGTCAGTATCCATGTGTGGTATGCAATAAAATGTTTGTTAGTAAAAGTTATCTGAACACTCATTTACGCATTCACACAGGTGAAAAGCCGTATTTGTGTGAAGTTTGTGGTAAAGGATTTTTAACAAGAGTCGATCTTAAAATTCATTCAACAATGCACACGGGAGAAAAAAGCTTTAAATGCGATATGTGCGGAAAAGTATTCGCCAGAAGGGCAGCGTTAAGGTGTCATAGGAGATTGCACACCGGAGAACGGCCTTACAGATGTGATGTATGTGGTAAAACATTCACACAGTTCACTCCTATGGCCATTCATAAAAGATTACATACCGGAGAGCGACCGTATGAATGTGATGCATGTGGCAAAACATTTGTATCGAGATCAACCATGATGTGTCATAAAAAAAAACACCATGGTACAGCACCCGTGCAAAAAGATGAACCAGTTCCTCgtcaaaacgaaataaaaaatatcttacCAGCAGAAATTGTACTCCGAGATTCCCAGGAAGGAATTCAAATTACCGCAGATTGA
- the LOC117164851 gene encoding uncharacterized protein LOC117164851 isoform X2 — MAVVEEFDYLCRLCATKTGILMGLPIFEAGDQMRNIDKKIAACLPVQVSMTDQLPKVVCEECAYKLDQLFDFREKCLHTEAVFMEMLKEIAKQEIVRISKRDLEEVEEMKRIQRNIDRIQNNMENVQNHVNPQETAEPTIHTMQVIDEIDLAAGEQVVTQEEIGQQDTDIEVTGIDCLDGDTARMVDEHIREVSNHQIAMHLEGDMTVVGNLTVSGHLSQLGINYVTSINPEDQNRESIVHYCDNVKYESVPIKQEYHRLRDRLTTEDPANVLEDNVPHENFAPAQPETGSDIEETRVVESETPRHTTSQTNTMASTSQITTGSPEILVEYTKRAKHALLETALNNPTVDETGSHWYVCPFCNEATLGSNNMIAHFEQYFCCCPCGLYFTSVDALNVHKERCDVYKSKTIDKEKQITEPELVSSQDEVNIEEKKQTTVRQKWTPKVCTQCGKQYRTNYKLQEHMRKHTGEKPFQCVTCEKAFRSKIGLAQHAATHTGQYDYNCSTCGKGFQSKSYLVLHQRVHSDLKPFPCNTCGQHFKTKQSLLDHQNRHLGVKPYVCEICGKGFITKGLCKSHQKIHSGEKPYLCEVCGKGFLTRVDLKIHSTMHTGEKSFKCDMCGKVFARRAALRCHRRLHTGERPYRCDVCGKTFTQFTPMAIHKRLHTGERPYECDACGKTFVSRSTMMCHKKKHHGTAPVQKDEPVPRQNEIKNILPAEIVLRDSQEGIQITAD, encoded by the exons ATGGCCGTCGTCGAGGAATTTGATTATTTATGTCGTTTATGTGCGACCAAAACGGGTATTCTAATGGGATTACCGATCTTCGAAGCCGGCGATCAGATGCGCAACATTGACAAGAAAATAGCCGCATGTTTGCCAGTGCAG GTGTCTATGACTGATCAATTACCAAAAGTGGTATGCGAAGAGTGTGCTTATAAATTGGATCAGCTGTTTGATTTTCGTGAAAAATGTTTACATACTGAGGCAGTATTCATGGAAATGTTAAAAGAAATTGCCAAGCAAGAGATTGTTCGTATATCAAAAAGGGATTtggaagaagtagaagaaatgAAGAGGATTCAGAGGAATATTGAcagaatacaaaataatatgGAAAATGTACAAAATCATGTAAATCCCCAAGAAACAGCAGAGCCTACTATACATACTATGCAAGTCATAGATGAAATAGATTTGGCAGCTGGCGAACAAGTTGTTACACAAGAAGAAATAGGACAACAAGATACAGATATTGAGGTTACTGGTATCGACTGTTTAGATGGGGATACAGCTAGAATGGTGGATGAACATATACGAGAA GTTTCTAATCATCAAATAGCAATGCATTTGGAGGGTGATATGACTGTAGTTGGAAATTTAACAGTTAGTGGTCATTTGAGTCAATTAGGAATAAATTATGTTACTTCAATAAATCCTGAAGATCAAAATCGAGAATCAATTGTACATTATTGTGATAATGTAAAGTATGAATCAGTACCAATAAAACAAGAATATCATAGGTTGCGAGATAGATTAACCACAGAAGATCCTGCAAATGTACTTGAAGATAAT GTACCACATGAGAATTTTGCTCCTGCTCAACCAGAGACTGGTAGTGATATAGAAGAAACACGTGTAGTTGAAAGTGAAACTCCTAGGCATACAACTTCTCAAACAAATACTATGGCATCAACGAGTCAAATAACAACTGGAAGTCCAGAAATTTTAGTAGAATATACAAAAAGAGCCAAACATGCATTATTAGAAACAGCATTAAATAATCCTACAGTTGATGAAACAGGTTCACATTGGTATGTGTGTCCATTTTGTAATGAAGCAACATTAGGTTCAAATAATATGATAGCACATTTTGAACAATATTTTTGCTGTTGTCCTTGTGGTTTATATTTTACAAGTGTAGATGCCTTAAATGTACATAAGGAAAGATGTGATGTATATAAAAGTAAAACAATCGACAAAGAAAAACAAATCACAGAACCTGAATTAGTGTCTTCTCAAGATGaagtaaatatagaagaaaaaaaacaaacaaCAGTAAGGCAGAAATGGACTCCAAAAGTTTGCACTCAATGTGGTAAACAGTATAGGACGAATTATAAATTACAAGAACATATGCGGAAACATACCGGTGAAAAGCCTTTTCAGTGTGTGACTTGTGAAAAAGCATTTCGTAGTAAAATTGGGCTTGCACAACATGCGGCTACACATACAGGGCAATATGATTATAATTGCTCCACATGTGGTAAAGGTTTTCAATCTAAAAGTTATCTTGTTCTTCACCAAAGAGTACATTCAGATTTAAAGCCTTTTCCATGCAACACTTGTGGACAACATTTTAAAACGAAACAATCATTATTAGATCATCAAAATAGACATCTTGGGGTCAAACCATATGTATGTGAAATTTGTGGCAAAGGTTTTATAACCAAAGGACTCTGTAAAAGTCATCAAAAAATACATTCGG GTGAAAAGCCGTATTTGTGTGAAGTTTGTGGTAAAGGATTTTTAACAAGAGTCGATCTTAAAATTCATTCAACAATGCACACGGGAGAAAAAAGCTTTAAATGCGATATGTGCGGAAAAGTATTCGCCAGAAGGGCAGCGTTAAGGTGTCATAGGAGATTGCACACCGGAGAACGGCCTTACAGATGTGATGTATGTGGTAAAACATTCACACAGTTCACTCCTATGGCCATTCATAAAAGATTACATACCGGAGAGCGACCGTATGAATGTGATGCATGTGGCAAAACATTTGTATCGAGATCAACCATGATGTGTCATAAAAAAAAACACCATGGTACAGCACCCGTGCAAAAAGATGAACCAGTTCCTCgtcaaaacgaaataaaaaatatcttacCAGCAGAAATTGTACTCCGAGATTCCCAGGAAGGAATTCAAATTACCGCAGATTGA
- the Usp39 gene encoding ubiquitin specific protease 39, whose protein sequence is MATSKSGNQQKIKLVIERNNLDEGIAKKAKIIKTNSEAPRLCPYLDTINRQFLDFDFEKLCSVSLSKINVYACLVCGKYFQGRGTNTHAYTHSVAESHHVFLNLHTLKFYCLPDNYEIIDSSLDDIKYVLNPTFDKAQIAQLDKSDKLSRAIDGSLYSPGIVGMNNIKANDYCNVILQALSHVTPLRDFFLRESNYSHVKRPPGDSSYLLVQRFGELMRKLWNPRNFKAHVSPHEMLQAVVLWSKKRFQFTEQGDPIDFLSWFLNALHLALNGTKKRDSSIVYKTFLGHMRIYTRKIPPLELDESQRSELLHTVEYGETVTESPFLYLTCDLPPPPLFKDQFTENIIPQVNLYTLLNKFNAVTEKEYKTYKENFMKRFEITELPPYLILYIKRFTKNTFFVEKNPTIVNFPVKNVDFGDILTPEVKQRHPFTTYDLVANIVHDGEPGQGTYRVHILHRATGQWYELQDLHVTQILPQMITLTEAYIQIYELKNDVYSENGNN, encoded by the exons ATGGCGACAAGTAAATCGGGGAatcaacaaaaaataaaattagtgATAGAACGAAATAATTTAGATGAAGGCATTGCCA AAAAagctaaaattataaaaacaaattCAGAAGCTCCACGATTGTGCCCTTATTTAGATACAATAAATCGCCAATTTTTAGACTTTGATTTTGAAAAACTATGTTCAGTATCATTGTCAAAAATTAATGTATATGCTTGTCTTGTATGCGGAAAGTACTTCCAAGGTAGAGGTACAAACACTCATGCATATACACATAGTGTAGCTGAAAGTCATCATGTTTTCTTAAATTTACatacattaaaattttattgtttacctgacaattatgaaataattg ATTCATCATTGGATGACataaaatatgttttaaatCCAACATTTGATAAAGCACAAATTGCACAATTAGATAAAAGTGATAAATTATCAAGAGCCATAGATGGATCGCTATATTCTCCTGGTATTGTGGGAATGAATAATATTAAAGCAAATGACTATTGTAATGTTATTTTACAA GCACTTTCTCATGTTACACCTTTAAGAGATTTTTTCTTAAGAGAATCTAATTATTCTCATGTCAAGAGGCCACCTGGAGACTCTTCTTATCTTTTAGTTCAACGATTTGGTGAATTAATGAGAAAATTATGGAATCCCCGTAATTTCAAAGCTCATGTCAGTCCACATGAAATGTTACAAGCTGTTGTTTTATGGAGTAAAAAGAGATTTCAATTTACTGAACAGG gTGATCCAATCGATTTTCTTTCATGGTTTTTAAATGCCCTTCATTTAGCATTAAATGGTACAAAAAAGCGTGATTCTAGTATAGTGTATAAAACGTTTTTGGGTCATATGCGGATATATACACGAAAAATACCGCCACTTGAATTGGATGAAAGTCAAAGAAGTGAATTACTTCATACGGTAGAATATGGCGAAACTGTAACAGAAAGCCCATTTTTGTATTTGACATGTGATCTTCCACCACCACCTCTTTTCAAAGACCAATTTACTGAAAATATTATTCCTCAA gtCAATTTGTACACATTATTGAATAAATTTAATGCTGTAACTGAAAAAgagtataaaacatataaagaaaattttatgaAGAGATTTGAAATAACAGAACTTCCTCCTTATCTCATACTTTATATAAAA agGTTTACAAAGAACACATTCTTTGTGGAAAAAAATCCCACCATAGTTAATTTTCCAGTTAA AAATGTAGATTTTGGAGATATTTTAACACCTGAAGTAAAACAAAGACATCCATTTACAACATATGATTTGGTAGCAAATATAGTTCACGATGGTGAACCTGGTCAAGGAACATATAGAGTTCACATTCTACATAGAGCAACTGGTCAGTGGTACGAGTTGCAGGATTTACACGTAACTCAAATTTTGCCACAAATGATAACGTTAACTGAAGCATATATACAA aTTTATGAACTAAAAAATGATGTATATTCGGAAAATGGCAACAATTAA